A stretch of the Atribacterota bacterium genome encodes the following:
- a CDS encoding DNA translocase FtsK, producing the protein MSKIEKKNYSVKIKKRVIGIFLIFIAIYYLYMLFSPEKTIAPFLNIINNINKLIGLGKYFIFVFMMIEGFHLLFNFNIPNFYNRMFGITSLILVLLAFIHLRLIFIENAYYMSIKGIGGGLYGYYIARHLNNYFGLSGAYLFLIALGLIALLFATDLSFLYLFSFIFKRIVIGFNRLVTIFPTNRMKEKRMQKRESRKSIKIYSSNTEEIKRKPEPIFKKDILSKDEKKSTSAIQEKIDFMVKGDDEEKRLSNYYIAPSITLLNEPKKEYKDRDLEKIKENIALLQRTLDNFNIQGEVIGATQGPTVTRYEIQPAPGVKVSKITNLSNDIALAFASPSVRIETPIPGKNAIGIEVPNKEKNIVFLREIIESKNYQSNSFILPIVLGKDIGGKNIIADLVELPHLLIAGSTGSGKSVCLNTIILSLVYRFGPEMVKFLIIDPKRVELNIYNGIPHLITPIVTNTKKVDKVLNWAISEMERRFKIFAEVGVRNLKGYHDYIKSIKSEETNLPYIVFIIDELADLMLSSPVKVEEALCRLAQMTRATGIHLIIATQRPSVDIITGSIKINFPSRIAFAVSTQVDSRTILDVNGAEKLLGNGDMLFSPINAPKPIRAQGAFVSEKEIKDIVSFLVKNNLPPDYNENIIEHLQQKEGESEGMGDDEEDELFEDAVDTIINNNQASISILQRKLRIGYTRAARLIDLMEKRGLVGPYDGRNPRKILLSKENFFSNYKNSNS; encoded by the coding sequence ATGTCAAAAATTGAGAAAAAAAATTATTCCGTTAAGATTAAGAAAAGAGTTATAGGTATTTTTCTAATCTTTATTGCTATTTATTACTTATATATGCTTTTTTCCCCTGAAAAAACAATTGCTCCCTTTCTTAATATTATCAACAATATCAACAAGCTAATTGGATTGGGTAAATATTTCATATTTGTCTTTATGATGATTGAAGGTTTTCATTTACTTTTTAATTTTAATATTCCCAATTTCTATAATAGAATGTTTGGAATTACCTCTTTAATATTGGTATTATTAGCTTTTATTCATTTAAGATTAATATTTATTGAAAACGCCTATTATATGTCCATTAAGGGAATAGGCGGAGGCCTTTATGGATATTATATAGCAAGGCATTTAAATAATTATTTTGGCTTATCCGGAGCTTATCTATTTCTCATTGCCCTGGGTTTAATTGCACTATTATTTGCAACAGATCTTTCTTTTCTGTACCTTTTTAGCTTTATTTTTAAAAGAATAGTAATTGGATTCAATAGGTTGGTAACAATATTTCCAACCAATAGAATGAAAGAAAAAAGAATGCAGAAAAGAGAATCAAGAAAATCAATTAAAATTTATTCATCAAATACTGAGGAAATAAAAAGAAAACCAGAACCAATTTTTAAGAAAGATATTTTATCAAAAGACGAAAAAAAATCAACATCAGCAATTCAAGAGAAGATAGATTTTATGGTAAAGGGTGATGATGAAGAAAAAAGACTTTCTAACTATTATATTGCCCCATCGATTACTTTATTAAATGAACCAAAAAAAGAATATAAAGATCGGGATCTGGAAAAAATAAAAGAAAATATTGCTCTATTACAGAGAACTTTGGATAATTTTAATATTCAGGGTGAAGTAATAGGTGCAACCCAGGGGCCAACGGTAACAAGATATGAAATTCAACCTGCACCCGGGGTGAAAGTATCAAAAATTACCAATCTTAGTAATGATATCGCCTTAGCATTTGCGTCTCCTTCAGTAAGAATTGAAACCCCTATTCCAGGTAAGAATGCCATAGGCATTGAAGTTCCTAACAAGGAAAAAAACATCGTCTTTTTAAGAGAAATAATTGAATCAAAAAATTATCAAAGTAATTCTTTTATTTTACCTATAGTACTGGGAAAAGATATAGGTGGGAAAAATATTATTGCAGACTTAGTGGAATTACCTCATCTACTTATTGCGGGTTCAACAGGATCAGGTAAAAGCGTCTGCCTTAATACCATTATCTTGAGTTTGGTTTATCGTTTTGGTCCTGAAATGGTCAAGTTTTTAATTATTGATCCAAAAAGAGTAGAACTTAACATATATAATGGGATACCCCATCTAATTACTCCTATTGTTACTAATACTAAAAAAGTTGATAAGGTACTTAATTGGGCTATTTCTGAGATGGAAAGAAGATTTAAAATATTTGCTGAGGTTGGAGTTCGCAATTTAAAAGGATATCATGACTATATTAAAAGTATAAAATCTGAGGAAACAAATTTACCATATATTGTCTTTATTATTGATGAATTAGCTGATTTAATGCTTTCTTCGCCAGTGAAAGTAGAAGAAGCATTATGCAGGTTAGCTCAAATGACCCGAGCTACGGGAATTCATCTTATTATTGCCACTCAAAGACCTTCTGTAGATATTATTACTGGTTCCATCAAGATTAATTTTCCTTCGCGTATTGCCTTTGCAGTATCCACTCAGGTTGATTCAAGGACTATTCTGGATGTAAATGGAGCTGAAAAATTGCTGGGCAATGGAGATATGCTTTTCTCCCCCATTAACGCTCCCAAACCTATAAGAGCCCAAGGAGCATTTGTTTCAGAAAAGGAAATTAAGGATATTGTATCATTTCTAGTCAAGAATAATCTCCCTCCAGATTATAATGAAAATATAATTGAACATTTACAACAAAAAGAAGGTGAAAGTGAAGGAATGGGAGATGATGAAGAAGATGAATTATTCGAAGATGCAGTAGATACAATTATTAATAATAATCAAGCTTCAATTTCCATTTTACAAAGAAAGTTGAGAATTGGTTATACCAGAGCAGCTCGTTTAATAGATTTAATGGAAAAAAGGGGATTAGTTGGACCATATGATGGTCGTAATCCCAGAAAAATATTACTTTCTAAAGAAAATTTTTTCTCTAATTATAAAAACTCAAATTCTTAG
- the dut gene encoding dUTP diphosphatase — MDNNIEKVEVKIERELGCEDLPLPKSASKYASGIDLYSAQNEVIEIEPGERKLISTGIKIALPPGYEAQVRPRSGLAISYGITVLNSPGTIDADYRGVIKVILINHGKEKFYVNRGDRVAQLVIQKVIQPLLIEIKKLDNTRRGEGGFGHTGIKVIE; from the coding sequence ATGGATAATAACATTGAAAAAGTAGAAGTAAAAATAGAGAGGGAACTAGGATGCGAGGATTTGCCTTTACCTAAGTCAGCCAGTAAATATGCTTCAGGTATTGATTTGTACTCCGCTCAGAACGAGGTAATAGAAATCGAACCCGGTGAACGAAAATTAATTTCAACTGGTATAAAAATTGCCTTACCACCAGGTTACGAAGCACAGGTAAGACCCAGAAGTGGACTAGCCATCAGTTACGGTATTACAGTACTTAATTCCCCGGGAACAATTGATGCTGATTATCGTGGAGTAATAAAAGTAATTTTAATTAACCACGGAAAAGAAAAGTTCTATGTAAATAGGGGAGATCGAGTTGCGCAACTGGTTATTCAAAAAGTAATTCAACCTCTATTAATAGAAATAAAAAAATTGGATAATACCAGAAGGGGTGAAGGCGGATTTGGACATACTGGTATTAAGGTTATAGAATAA
- a CDS encoding ABC transporter permease gives MNKEKIQKGNLFFSIVEKITPIIAIIGALIIGSIVILLMGEDPIQVYKMMFGLAIGNRDGWGNVLFRATPLIFTGLAVAFAFRCGLFNIGGEGQVYVGAFLAAYVGFTFTNFPAIILIPLTIAASAIGGAFWATIPGVLKAKKGIHEVIITIMMNWIAASFTFYLALVYKAPPTEAMRMAGVQQMIPHTSEIVEAARLPRIASILSKINIQFPAHNPLNVSFIIAIIAAFLVYYILWKTSLGYEIRAVGYNQTASEYAGINISKNIILAMMISGALAGLVGTNELMGYKFRWRQDLFTNLGFNGIAVALLGKNHPFGVVLAAILFGILSYGGALVNIFTAGKIPRELIMVIQAVIVILVVISDEIIKRVILRRKAE, from the coding sequence TTGAATAAGGAAAAGATACAGAAAGGCAATCTTTTTTTCTCCATAGTTGAAAAAATTACTCCTATTATTGCTATTATAGGAGCTCTTATTATTGGCTCAATAGTTATTCTATTAATGGGTGAAGATCCAATACAAGTTTATAAAATGATGTTCGGCTTGGCAATAGGAAATCGTGATGGATGGGGAAATGTTCTCTTTAGGGCAACTCCTTTAATATTTACTGGACTAGCTGTTGCCTTCGCTTTTCGTTGTGGACTGTTTAACATTGGAGGAGAGGGGCAGGTTTATGTAGGTGCATTTTTGGCTGCTTATGTTGGATTTACATTTACCAATTTCCCGGCAATTATATTAATACCTTTAACTATTGCTGCCTCTGCCATAGGTGGAGCATTCTGGGCGACCATTCCTGGTGTTTTAAAAGCAAAGAAAGGCATTCATGAAGTGATTATCACGATAATGATGAATTGGATTGCTGCCTCATTTACTTTTTATTTGGCTTTAGTATATAAGGCTCCCCCCACTGAGGCTATGAGGATGGCGGGAGTGCAACAGATGATTCCCCATACCAGTGAAATAGTAGAAGCAGCAAGGTTACCAAGAATTGCTTCAATATTATCTAAGATAAATATTCAGTTTCCCGCACACAATCCTCTGAATGTGTCTTTTATTATCGCTATTATTGCTGCATTTTTAGTTTATTATATTCTATGGAAAACCAGTTTGGGTTATGAAATAAGAGCTGTTGGATATAATCAGACTGCTTCTGAATATGCCGGAATAAACATATCAAAAAATATCATACTGGCAATGATGATTAGTGGAGCATTGGCTGGTCTGGTAGGTACGAATGAGCTGATGGGTTATAAATTTCGCTGGCGTCAGGATCTTTTTACGAACTTAGGATTTAATGGCATTGCTGTTGCTTTGTTAGGTAAAAATCATCCTTTTGGTGTGGTATTAGCTGCAATATTATTCGGTATACTTTCTTATGGTGGTGCATTAGTTAATATTTTTACAGCGGGGAAAATACCACGTGAATTAATAATGGTAATTCAAGCGGTTATTGTTATTCTAGTGGTTATTTCTGATGAAATTATAAAAAGAGTTATTCTGAGGAGGAAAGCAGAATAA
- a CDS encoding BMP family ABC transporter substrate-binding protein, producing the protein MKVNYKNVITFLLVTIIFSSLIAVNCFAQSDITVGLCFDVGGKGDKSFNDSASRGLSWAAQDFGIKRIELEPGADADREVNLRNLASIGYNLIIGVGFLFTDSISDVADEFPDTKFAIVDGFIPDKPNVVSLNFAEHEGSFLVGMIAGLKALQDGKDTVGFVGGMNVPLIQKFEAGYLAGVKYAYPDCKILSAYAGDTDKAFADPVKGKELALSQYDNDAYVIYHASGLTGAGVYEAAKERKRYVIGVDSNQNYLGYIEETGENFGLTSMLKQVDVSVYLTVKSVIEDTFEPGIRLFDLATSVVINDVEYNGVGYAMDKYNQDLVSEDVLQKVEEAKAKIIKGEILIPAEL; encoded by the coding sequence ATGAAAGTTAATTATAAGAATGTAATTACTTTTTTACTAGTTACAATCATTTTTTCTTCTTTAATTGCGGTAAATTGTTTTGCTCAGAGCGATATTACTGTGGGTTTATGTTTTGATGTTGGTGGTAAAGGGGATAAATCGTTTAACGATTCTGCCTCACGAGGATTAAGCTGGGCAGCTCAAGATTTTGGTATAAAGAGAATAGAGCTTGAGCCAGGAGCAGATGCAGATAGAGAAGTTAACTTGAGAAATTTAGCCAGTATCGGATATAATCTTATTATTGGAGTAGGATTCTTATTTACTGATAGTATTTCTGATGTTGCTGATGAATTTCCAGATACAAAATTTGCTATTGTTGATGGATTTATTCCTGACAAACCCAATGTCGTTTCTTTAAATTTCGCAGAACATGAAGGATCTTTTTTAGTAGGTATGATTGCTGGATTAAAGGCTCTTCAAGATGGGAAGGATACAGTAGGATTTGTAGGGGGGATGAATGTTCCACTAATTCAAAAATTTGAAGCCGGTTATTTAGCTGGTGTCAAGTATGCTTACCCTGATTGCAAAATATTATCTGCTTATGCCGGAGATACTGATAAAGCTTTTGCTGATCCAGTTAAAGGTAAGGAGCTGGCTTTATCACAGTATGACAATGATGCGTATGTTATTTACCATGCTTCTGGCTTAACCGGTGCCGGAGTCTATGAAGCAGCAAAAGAAAGAAAGAGGTATGTAATTGGGGTAGATTCCAACCAGAATTATTTAGGATATATTGAGGAAACTGGTGAAAATTTTGGATTGACTAGTATGTTAAAACAGGTTGATGTATCAGTGTATTTAACGGTGAAATCTGTTATAGAAGACACCTTTGAGCCCGGAATCAGGCTATTTGATTTAGCCACATCAGTTGTGATTAATGATGTTGAATACAATGGAGTTGGTTATGCTATGGATAAATATAATCAAGACTTGGTATCAGAGGATGTATTACAAAAAGTTGAGGAAGCTAAAGCAAAAATTATAAAAGGAGAAATTTTAATACCTGCTGAGTTATAA
- the pnp gene encoding polyribonucleotide nucleotidyltransferase produces the protein MSNNNVIYNTEIEIGGRTIKIETGKLAKQANGSVTVTCGETVVLVTAVASKEPKEGNDFFPLLVDYEEKFYAAGKIPGGFFKREGKPSENAILTSRLIDRPIRPLFPEGYYNDVQIITSVLSYDQTNLPDIISIIGASCALYISDIPFYKPIAAVRIGYLNGDYLINPTVEELKACQLNLVVAGTKDSVIMLEGEANELSEEDILVAIGKAQVEIEKIVEMQVKIAQEIKTEKIKQIWQLEQSLLKERDTYYQLIKKEYSKQIEISITTRDKVEREAKLANLKDDIISKLENKRKNTEEELNVCIVNEVFDSICKETMRELIIEKKTRVDHRELDEIRSIECEIGILPRVHGSALFTRGQTQALVITTLGSVRDEQSVDTLEEDTTRKFYLHYNFPPFSVGDVKPRRSQSRREIGHGALAEKAVKSLIPDEIEFPYTIRVVSEILESNGSSSMATVCGTSLSLMDAGVPLRKPVAGVAMGLIKENDKYEILTDILGIEDHYGDMDFKAAGSADGITAIQMDLKIDGISIDILREILEKSKKGRLYILDKMNTVIPEPRAELSHYVPKMLIIKVNTDKIGNIIGPSGKNIKKIIEETGTCIDIKDNGEIFITADTKEKIEKAKYLIEGLAREVKTGEIYNGKVKRITKYGAFVEILPGVEGLLHISNLSHSHVDRVEDVLKANDEIQVKVIGIDQQGKIDLSKKELMPKPGKNENNFNKHYHKRPTFR, from the coding sequence ATGTCTAATAATAATGTTATCTACAATACAGAAATAGAAATTGGTGGTAGGACTATAAAAATAGAAACAGGGAAATTGGCTAAACAGGCCAATGGTTCAGTCACCGTTACTTGTGGTGAAACGGTAGTACTCGTTACCGCAGTTGCCTCAAAAGAACCTAAAGAAGGGAATGATTTCTTTCCGTTACTTGTTGATTATGAAGAAAAATTTTATGCCGCTGGAAAAATACCTGGCGGATTCTTCAAGCGAGAAGGGAAACCAAGTGAGAATGCCATTCTGACATCCAGGCTTATTGATAGACCGATACGTCCATTATTTCCTGAAGGCTATTACAATGATGTTCAGATTATTACTTCGGTATTGTCTTATGACCAGACAAACCTTCCTGATATCATTTCTATTATTGGTGCCTCCTGTGCTCTTTATATTTCTGATATACCTTTTTATAAGCCAATTGCTGCGGTACGTATTGGGTATTTAAATGGAGATTATTTAATAAATCCTACAGTAGAAGAACTCAAAGCATGTCAGCTAAATCTGGTTGTTGCGGGCACAAAAGATTCAGTTATTATGCTAGAAGGTGAAGCCAATGAATTATCTGAAGAAGATATTTTAGTGGCAATTGGGAAAGCACAGGTTGAGATTGAGAAGATTGTTGAAATGCAGGTTAAGATTGCTCAAGAAATAAAAACCGAGAAAATAAAACAAATATGGCAATTAGAACAATCCTTATTGAAAGAAAGAGATACGTATTACCAGCTGATAAAAAAGGAATATTCAAAACAAATTGAAATATCAATCACTACCAGGGATAAAGTTGAGAGAGAAGCGAAATTAGCTAATCTAAAAGATGATATAATCTCAAAATTAGAAAATAAACGTAAAAACACGGAAGAAGAACTGAATGTTTGCATAGTTAATGAAGTGTTTGACTCTATATGTAAGGAAACTATGAGAGAATTAATTATTGAGAAAAAAACAAGAGTGGATCATCGTGAACTGGATGAAATTAGATCTATTGAATGCGAAATAGGTATTCTACCGAGAGTGCATGGAAGTGCTCTTTTTACCAGGGGACAAACACAGGCTTTGGTTATTACTACTTTAGGTTCGGTGAGAGATGAACAATCTGTTGATACATTAGAAGAGGACACTACCCGTAAATTTTATTTACACTATAATTTCCCTCCTTTTTCTGTAGGAGATGTTAAACCAAGAAGATCTCAATCCAGAAGAGAGATTGGTCATGGAGCCTTAGCTGAGAAAGCTGTGAAATCTCTTATTCCTGATGAGATAGAATTTCCCTATACTATTCGTGTGGTATCTGAAATTTTAGAATCGAACGGTTCGTCATCTATGGCTACAGTCTGTGGCACCAGCTTATCTTTAATGGATGCTGGAGTACCACTAAGAAAACCGGTTGCTGGTGTTGCTATGGGATTGATTAAAGAGAATGATAAATATGAAATACTAACTGACATTCTTGGTATTGAAGACCATTATGGTGATATGGACTTTAAAGCAGCAGGTTCTGCCGATGGCATAACCGCTATACAGATGGATCTGAAAATTGATGGTATATCTATTGATATATTACGAGAAATTTTAGAAAAGTCAAAGAAAGGACGTTTATATATACTTGACAAAATGAATACAGTCATTCCTGAACCCAGAGCAGAATTGTCTCATTATGTTCCTAAGATGCTAATTATTAAGGTTAATACAGATAAAATCGGAAATATTATCGGTCCAAGTGGTAAAAATATAAAGAAGATAATTGAAGAGACTGGTACCTGTATCGATATTAAAGATAATGGTGAAATATTTATAACAGCTGATACTAAGGAAAAGATAGAAAAAGCCAAATATCTCATTGAAGGGCTGGCAAGAGAAGTAAAGACTGGTGAGATATATAATGGCAAGGTAAAAAGAATAACTAAATATGGAGCATTTGTGGAGATTCTTCCTGGTGTAGAAGGTCTTTTGCATATATCAAATCTATCTCATTCTCATGTTGATAGAGTAGAAGATGTATTGAAAGCAAATGATGAGATACAGGTAAAGGTGATTGGAATTGATCAGCAGGGGAAAATTGATTTAAGCAAAAAAGAATTAATGCCCAAGCCAGGAAAAAATGAGAATAATTTTAACAAGCACTATCACAAAAGACCTACTTTTAGATAA
- a CDS encoding undecaprenyl-diphosphate phosphatase, with product MHYVILGLIQGLTEFLPVSSSGHLVISQNLLGISVPGVAFEVFVHFGTSLAVICLFKKEIKEIIISFLKSILMLFNWPLFFSYIKEDDHCKFAWLLFISTIPGAIIGYLLQNAIEKMFDNSLFTAFMLMITGLCLFFTDKYFIQGTKTIKDVNWVDAILIGLAQTFAIIPGISRSGFTIMMGLSRRLERNFAAKYSFILSIPIIMGASIYKFREIFQLNMDIFVVLISGLAAFLSGYLAMLFFTKMLINFKLRFFSYYLWIVAIIVVFLIIKSW from the coding sequence ATGCACTACGTTATCCTTGGTCTTATACAAGGGTTAACAGAATTCCTCCCAGTTAGCAGTTCCGGTCATTTAGTAATTAGCCAGAATCTTTTAGGGATTAGTGTTCCTGGCGTAGCTTTTGAAGTATTCGTACATTTTGGTACATCATTAGCTGTAATCTGTTTATTCAAAAAAGAAATAAAAGAGATTATCATTTCTTTTTTAAAAAGCATTTTAATGCTATTTAATTGGCCATTATTTTTTAGTTATATCAAAGAAGATGATCACTGTAAATTTGCCTGGCTATTATTCATCAGTACCATACCAGGTGCAATAATTGGCTATCTGCTTCAAAATGCAATCGAGAAGATGTTTGATAACTCATTATTTACTGCCTTTATGTTGATGATAACAGGTCTTTGCCTTTTTTTTACGGATAAATATTTCATTCAAGGCACTAAAACAATAAAAGATGTTAATTGGGTGGATGCCATATTAATTGGCTTAGCTCAAACTTTTGCTATTATTCCTGGTATTTCCCGCTCCGGATTTACCATTATGATGGGTCTCAGCAGGAGATTAGAAAGAAATTTTGCTGCTAAATATTCTTTTATTTTATCAATTCCCATAATTATGGGAGCTTCGATCTATAAATTCAGGGAAATTTTTCAGTTAAATATGGATATTTTTGTTGTCCTTATTTCAGGATTAGCTGCATTTCTTTCCGGATATTTAGCAATGTTATTTTTTACTAAAATGTTGATTAATTTTAAATTGCGTTTCTTTAGTTACTACTTATGGATTGTTGCTATCATAGTAGTATTTCTTATTATAAAAAGTTGGTAA
- a CDS encoding ABC transporter ATP-binding protein, with protein MKNISKNFPLVKANDKVNFAVKMGEIHALVGENGAGKSTLMSILYGLYQADEGEIFIAGKKINISNPNRAIENKIGMVHQHFMLIPPLTVIENVILGMEPRRNYFFVDLHKAASDIKKLSEKYGFKIEPWVKIEDVSVGIQQRVEIIKVLYRGAEILILDEPTAVLTPQEVDELFKILKSLKKQGKTIIFITHKLNEVMEISDRVTVMRDGKVVGTKDTMQINTSEIATLMVGREVLLKTSKIDRKTGKTVLRLEQVSAFNQNKYLVLKDVSLSVKEGQILGIAGVEGNGQTELVEVITGLKPISSGKIYLYEHNITGLSPRKIRELNIAHIPEDRRKRGFIGEYSVAENLVLGSHYKPPFVKGSLIDFPEIHRYANKLIADFDIRPAVKENLLKSLSGGNQQKVIVARELQGEPVLLIAAQPTRGLDVGSIEFVHKQILNERSKGKAILLVSAELDEILSLSDEIAVIYEGRIVEILINKDIDRGKLGFLMTGGSSQGEKSNKTTIF; from the coding sequence ATGAAAAATATTTCCAAAAATTTTCCCCTGGTAAAAGCAAATGATAAAGTCAATTTTGCTGTAAAAATGGGAGAAATACATGCCTTGGTTGGAGAGAACGGAGCAGGGAAAAGCACATTAATGAGTATATTATATGGTCTATACCAGGCAGATGAAGGAGAAATATTCATTGCTGGTAAAAAAATCAATATTTCTAATCCTAATAGAGCTATAGAAAATAAAATTGGAATGGTTCATCAACATTTTATGTTAATTCCCCCCTTAACTGTCATAGAAAATGTAATACTTGGGATGGAACCCAGAAGGAATTATTTTTTTGTTGATTTACATAAAGCTGCCAGCGATATTAAAAAACTCTCGGAAAAATATGGTTTTAAAATAGAACCTTGGGTAAAGATAGAAGATGTTTCAGTTGGAATCCAACAGAGGGTTGAAATAATTAAAGTCCTATATAGAGGAGCTGAAATATTGATATTGGATGAACCAACTGCTGTTTTGACTCCTCAGGAAGTAGATGAATTATTTAAGATTCTAAAATCTTTAAAAAAACAGGGGAAAACAATTATTTTTATTACCCATAAACTAAATGAAGTAATGGAAATATCAGACCGAGTTACTGTAATGAGGGATGGTAAAGTTGTTGGTACTAAAGACACTATGCAAATAAATACTTCCGAAATTGCTACACTCATGGTAGGCAGAGAGGTCTTATTAAAGACCAGCAAAATCGATCGAAAAACTGGTAAGACTGTATTAAGACTCGAGCAGGTAAGTGCTTTTAATCAAAATAAATATCTTGTGTTAAAAGACGTTAGTCTTTCAGTTAAAGAAGGTCAGATATTAGGAATAGCCGGGGTAGAAGGGAACGGACAGACTGAATTAGTAGAAGTAATTACTGGATTAAAGCCAATTTCCAGTGGAAAAATATATTTATATGAACATAATATTACAGGATTAAGTCCCAGGAAAATAAGGGAGTTAAATATTGCTCACATACCAGAGGATAGACGTAAAAGAGGATTCATTGGTGAATATTCAGTAGCAGAGAATCTGGTATTAGGTAGCCACTATAAGCCACCCTTTGTTAAAGGTTCTTTAATAGACTTTCCAGAAATTCATAGATATGCTAACAAGTTAATTGCGGATTTTGATATAAGACCAGCTGTAAAAGAAAATTTATTAAAATCATTATCTGGTGGAAATCAGCAAAAAGTAATTGTAGCAAGAGAATTACAGGGTGAACCAGTTCTTCTAATAGCTGCTCAACCTACTAGGGGATTAGATGTGGGTTCCATAGAATTTGTTCATAAACAAATATTAAACGAAAGAAGTAAAGGTAAGGCAATACTATTGGTTTCGGCAGAATTAGACGAGATACTATCTTTAAGTGATGAAATAGCAGTTATTTACGAAGGAAGAATTGTTGAAATTTTAATAAATAAAGACATTGATAGAGGAAAATTGGGCTTTCTTATGACTGGCGGTTCCTCGCAAGGAGAAAAGAGCAACAAAACCACAATATTCTGA
- a CDS encoding ABC transporter permease, translated as MIDSILNPDFFASVIRITIPLTLAGLGGVFSEKSGVVNIGLEGIMLTSAFAAVAGTNFTENVWMGILIAAIVGTLLGLIHAIVTVTFKANQIVSGVAINLFASGITVFLSWLWFHETQIMALDSLPIWGFNIPNPGEASPLVRSLIVIFAHHSPMVYITLIIIIISHILIFKTPFGLRLRSVGEYPQAADTLGINVISMRYIAVLISGGLAGLAGSFLSIEQAHFFVKEMSGGRGFIALAAMIFGKWTPIGTVGAALLFGVGEALAIRLQGIFTIPVQFINMVPYLLAIFVLVGAIGRATAPAASGIPYEKEIG; from the coding sequence ATGATTGATAGTATCTTAAATCCAGATTTTTTTGCTTCCGTAATACGAATTACAATTCCTCTAACTTTAGCGGGTTTAGGTGGGGTTTTTTCTGAGAAGTCAGGAGTAGTAAATATAGGCTTAGAGGGCATTATGCTCACCAGCGCCTTTGCTGCTGTTGCCGGTACCAATTTTACAGAAAATGTATGGATGGGTATTTTAATTGCTGCCATTGTTGGTACGTTATTGGGTTTAATACATGCTATTGTTACAGTAACTTTTAAAGCTAATCAAATTGTAAGCGGAGTAGCTATTAATCTATTTGCCAGTGGTATTACTGTATTTTTAAGTTGGCTCTGGTTTCATGAGACACAAATAATGGCATTAGATAGTCTTCCTATCTGGGGATTTAATATTCCAAATCCAGGAGAAGCTTCGCCTCTGGTAAGAAGTTTAATAGTAATATTTGCCCATCATTCGCCGATGGTATATATTACTTTAATTATCATCATAATTTCTCATATTTTAATTTTTAAAACTCCATTTGGTTTAAGATTGCGTTCTGTTGGAGAATATCCGCAAGCTGCAGATACTCTTGGAATTAACGTTATTAGTATGAGGTATATAGCGGTATTGATTTCTGGTGGTTTAGCTGGTTTAGCCGGATCATTTCTTTCCATTGAACAAGCGCATTTTTTTGTAAAAGAGATGAGTGGTGGTAGAGGTTTTATTGCTTTAGCAGCAATGATATTTGGTAAATGGACACCAATTGGAACAGTTGGAGCAGCCCTTTTATTTGGAGTAGGAGAGGCATTAGCAATTAGATTACAGGGAATTTTTACTATCCCAGTTCAATTCATTAATATGGTACCTTATTTATTGGCTATATTTGTATTGGTCGGAGCTATTGGCAGAGCTACTGCACCTGCTGCTAGTGGAATTCCTTATGAGAAAGAAATAGGCTAG